From one Heptranchias perlo isolate sHepPer1 chromosome X, sHepPer1.hap1, whole genome shotgun sequence genomic stretch:
- the LOC137307319 gene encoding histone H2A.J-like, translating to MSGRGKTGGKARSKAKSRSSRAGLQFPVGRVHRHLRKGNYAERVGAGAPVYLAAVLEYLTAEILELAGNAARDNKKTRIIPRHLQLAIRNDEELNKLLGRVTIAQGGVLPNIQAVLLQKKTSNVSTKSK from the coding sequence atgtctggaagaggaaaaaccggcggtaaagctcggtccaaagccaagtctcgctcatcccgggccggactgcagttccctgtgggccgtgttcacaggcacctgcgaaaggggaactacgctgaacgtgtgggtgccggagccccggtctatctggccgctgtgctcgagtatctgacggctgaaattctcgagctggccggcaacgcggcccgggacaacaagaagacccgcatcatccccagacacctgcaactcgccatccgcaacgacgaggagctcaacaagctcctgggacgggtgaccatcgctcagggcggggtgctgcctaatatccaggccgtgctgctgcagaagaaaaccagcaatgtgagcaccaagagcaagtaa
- the LOC137307269 gene encoding histone H2B 1/2-like — translation MPEDKKAAPKKGAKKTLSKAPAKGGKKRRKSRKESYSIYIYKVMKQVHPDTGISSKAMSIMNSFVTDIFERIAGEASRLAHYNKRATISSREIQTAVRLLLPGELAKHAVSEGTKAVTKYTSSK, via the coding sequence atgcctgaggacaagaaagcagctcccaagaagggcgccaagaaaaccttgagtaaagcaccagccaaaggCGGCAAGAAGCgtagaaagtcgaggaaggagagttactccatctacatctacaaagtgatgaagcaggttcaccccgacaccggcatctcctccaaggccatgagcatcatgaactcctttgtgaccgatattttcgagcgcatcgcaggTGAGGCTTCCCgtctggcccattacaacaagcgggcgactatcagctcccgggagatccagaccgccgtgcgcctgctgctgcctggggaactggccaagcacgccgtgtcagaagggacaaaggcggtgaccaaatacaccagctccaagtaa